The Gemmatimonadales bacterium genomic sequence GCGCGGCGGCGGGGGCAGGTGCGGCGGCGTCGGCGCTCTTGGCGCGCAGGACACCGGCCACCTCATCGAGCACGTGCCCGAAGGCCAGGCCTTCCTTCTCCAGCAGTTCAACGATTTCCGACACGGCCTTTTCGCCCACATTCTTGACCTTGAGCAGGTCTTCCTCGGAATAGGCGATCAGGTCCTGCAGGGTGCGGATATTGGAGTTCTTGAGCGAGTTCAGCGACCGGACCGAGAGGCCGAGGTCGTCGATGGGCCGCGAAAGGCTGTCGCGCAGTCCGCCGCCGAGCTCGGCGACGACCGGCGCGGGCTCGCGCATGACCGGCACCTTGCCGAAATCGACGAAGTACCGGAAGTGCTCCTGCGCCAGCGCCGCGGCGTAGGCGACGGCGTCTTCGGGCGAGATGGTGCCGTTGGTCTCGACGGTGACCGTCAGGCGGTCATAGTCGGTCCGCTGTCCGACGCGGGTTTCCGCCACCGTGAAATTGGCGCGGGTGACCGGGTTGTAGATCGCGTCGATGCGCACGAGGTCGACCGGCAGGGAGCGGTCGAAGGGGTGGAGCTCCGACTCGACGTAGCCGCGGCCCTTGTTGACATAGAGCTCGGCGTTCACTTCCCGGTCTTCCTGCACGGTGAAGAGCAGGTGGTCGGGATTGATGACGGTGACCGAGCCGTGGGGCTGGATGTCGCGGGCGTAGACCGGCCCTGGGCCGTTCTTCTTGATGTGCAGGACGGCTTCATCCACCTCGGGGACCAGCACCAGCGTCAGCCCCTTGAGGCGCTGCACCACCTGGTGGATGTCCTCGAGGACGCCCTGGACGGTCTGATGCTCATGCACGACGCCGTCGAGCCGGAAGCCCCAGACCGCGGAGCCGCGGAGTGAGGAGAGCAGCATGCGGCGCAGTGAGTTGCCGAGAGTGTAGCCGAAACCCCGCTCCAGCGGCTGGAGGCGGAACTCGGCGGCGTTCGGGTTGTCCTCGCGGCGGCTCATTTCGAGCAGGTGCGGGCGGACAAGTCCGGTCAGGTCGATAGTCATGGTTCAGGCCACCACTTACTTCGAGTAAAGCTCGACGATGAGCTGTTCCTGCGCGTTGACCGGAATGGCCTCGCGCGTGGGACGCTCAACGTACCGCCCGGCGGCCTTGTCGCCGTCGACGGAGAGCCAGGATACCGGAGCCCCGCGCGACGCGTATTCCTGCGCCGCCTTGACCGCCACCATCTCGCGGCTGGTCGGGGCGACCCGGACTTCCTGTCCGGGCATGACGTGATACGACGCGATGTCCACCCGGCGGCCGTTGACTTCGACGTGGCCGTGGTTGACGAGCTGGCGCGCCGCCTTGCGGCTCGACGCGAAGCCCATCCGGTAGACGATGTTGTCGAGCCGCGACTCGAGGGCGATGAGCAGGTTGGTGCCCTTGACGCCCGACTCGCGGGTGACGCTCTCGAACAGGTTGCGGAACTGCCCCTCGGTCAGGCCGTACATCCGCTTGACCTTCTGCTTCTCCCGGAGCTGCTTCGAGTACTCGGACGGCTTGCGGCCGCGGCCGGTGCCCTGCCCGTGCTGCCCGGGCGCATAGGCCCGGCGCTCCACGGCGCACTTCTCGGTGAGACAGCGGGTGCCCTTCAGGAAGAGCTTCGTGCCCTCGCGACGGCAAAGCCGGCAGCTGGGTCCAGTGTATCGCGACATGGTTAGACCCGCCGCTTCTTCGGGGGACGGCACCCGTTGTGAGGAATCGGGGTGACATCCCGAATGGACACGACCCGGAGGCCGACCGACGCGAGCGCCTGGATGGCGGACTCACGCCCGCTGCCGGGGCCCTGCACGCGGACATGGACCCGGCGCACGCCGAGGTTCATGGCTTCGCGACCGGCGCCTTCCGCGGCGACCGTCGCGGCGAACGGCGTGGACTTCTTGGAGCCCTTGAACCCCGCCTTGCCCGCCGTTCCCCAGGCGAGGGCGTTGCCCTTCATGTCGGTAATGGTGATCAGCACGTTGTTGAAGGTGGCCGAGATGTGGGCGATGCCCTCGGACTCGACGACCTTCTTGGAACGCTTGGCGCCAGGCGCCTTCGTGGGAGTAGTCGGTGCAGTCATGGTTACTTCTTCGTCGCCTTCTTCTTGCCAGCAATGGCCCGCCGGGGACCCTTCTTGGTCCGGGCGTTGGTATGGGTGCGCTGCCCGCGCACCGGAAGGCCCCGGCGGTGCCGCGACCCGCGATAGCTGCCGATGTCCATGAGCCGCTTGATGTTCATGGCGACTTCCGTCCGGAGGGCGCCTTCGACCTTCAGCGCGCGCTCGATGAACTGACGGAGCCGGGCCACCTC encodes the following:
- a CDS encoding DNA-directed RNA polymerase subunit alpha, giving the protein MTIDLTGLVRPHLLEMSRREDNPNAAEFRLQPLERGFGYTLGNSLRRMLLSSLRGSAVWGFRLDGVVHEHQTVQGVLEDIHQVVQRLKGLTLVLVPEVDEAVLHIKKNGPGPVYARDIQPHGSVTVINPDHLLFTVQEDREVNAELYVNKGRGYVESELHPFDRSLPVDLVRIDAIYNPVTRANFTVAETRVGQRTDYDRLTVTVETNGTISPEDAVAYAAALAQEHFRYFVDFGKVPVMREPAPVVAELGGGLRDSLSRPIDDLGLSVRSLNSLKNSNIRTLQDLIAYSEEDLLKVKNVGEKAVSEIVELLEKEGLAFGHVLDEVAGVLRAKSADAAAPAPAAAPAPAASNGETA
- the rpsD gene encoding 30S ribosomal protein S4 — its product is MSRYTGPSCRLCRREGTKLFLKGTRCLTEKCAVERRAYAPGQHGQGTGRGRKPSEYSKQLREKQKVKRMYGLTEGQFRNLFESVTRESGVKGTNLLIALESRLDNIVYRMGFASSRKAARQLVNHGHVEVNGRRVDIASYHVMPGQEVRVAPTSREMVAVKAAQEYASRGAPVSWLSVDGDKAAGRYVERPTREAIPVNAQEQLIVELYSK
- the rpsK gene encoding 30S ribosomal protein S11 — translated: MTAPTTPTKAPGAKRSKKVVESEGIAHISATFNNVLITITDMKGNALAWGTAGKAGFKGSKKSTPFAATVAAEGAGREAMNLGVRRVHVRVQGPGSGRESAIQALASVGLRVVSIRDVTPIPHNGCRPPKKRRV
- the rpsM gene encoding 30S ribosomal protein S13 — its product is MARIAGVDLPREKRVEIALTYIFGVGRPTSVRILTEAGVPADTRVRDLSDTEVARLRQFIERALKVEGALRTEVAMNIKRLMDIGSYRGSRHRRGLPVRGQRTHTNARTKKGPRRAIAGKKKATKK